Proteins encoded by one window of Conger conger chromosome 1, fConCon1.1, whole genome shotgun sequence:
- the si:dkey-30e9.6 gene encoding uncharacterized protein si:dkey-30e9.6, which yields MESDQTLYTPACMCFEKKTIFSASKDLACVRSREFTHVEKAEDTDVWALKAPDFSLKLYSHLHLSQNKRENRCPPLFTSDSKEMLPRVKRPSHIVLPQINHSREGPAFALRYRPPDALESKLEYVKRGKYPSMAFSDPKPYDFRQYADNMPDIVTTKKKDPGNLNFKSQHLSSIGGTGPIEGIHQRATMRQFDTFKPAEPKWDSQLILPSRPWPPKSASYTRHRRRRGVHSAFMDRVEEKLTLSWKNKLYSSH from the exons ATGGAGTCAGACCAGACCCTGTACACCCCAGCATGTATGTGCTTTGAGAAAAAGACCATATTCTCAGCGAGTAAAGACTTAGCCTGTGTTCGGAGCAGAGAATTTACTCATGTTGAAAAGGCAGAGGACACGGATGTGTGGGCGCTTAAAGCTCCTGACTTCTCCCTGAAGCTTTACAGTCACCTGCACCTGTCTCAGAACAAGAGAGAAAACCGATGCCCGCCTTTATTTACGTCAGACTCGAAGGAGATGCTTCCCAGGGTCAAGAGGCCGAGCCACATAGTTTTACCCCAAATTAACCACAGCAGAGAGGGGCCGGCCTTCGCTCTGCGATACCGCCCTCCGGATGCGCTGGAATCCAAGCTGGAGTACGTAAAAAGAGGCAAATATCCTTCAATGGCCTTCAGTGACCCCAAACCTTATGATTTCAGACAG TATGCTGATAACATGCCAGATATTGTGACCACCAAGAAAAAGGATCCTGGCAATCTGAACTTCAAATCTCAGCACTTGAGCTCAA TTGGAGGGACCGGACCCATTGAGGGTATCCACCAGAGGGCGACAATGAGGCAATTTGACACCTTTAAACCAGCAGAACCCAAATGGGATTCCCAGCTGATTTTACCCAGCAGACCATGGCCCCCAAAGTCAGCCTCCTACACA agacacagacggAGAAGAGGGGTACACAGCGCCTTCATGGACAGAGTGGAGGAGAAACTCACCCTCTCCTGGAAGAACAAATTATATTCATCACATTAA